A window from Branchiostoma floridae strain S238N-H82 chromosome 16, Bfl_VNyyK, whole genome shotgun sequence encodes these proteins:
- the LOC118403054 gene encoding WD repeat-containing protein 60-like — protein sequence MAFSDNMVTMVTSQQLLAGRHVVSASFSPTQPQLLLLAFSLPAQGSSGNVPATVARRGLVCLWNITEPSRIQKVLMCEGTPTCCCFSPTRPTLAFAGTDHGSVVVWDLRELSSMHFVYKVGEDEWLIRSPTYTTDGVFGTDLGHHGTVKSLVPVVSVEESHRVAASVEKIQTAHGGLSFQLASMDEGGAIIFWTVIEVSRSSLDASETDLGLTPGGLIKIVKSSSFSLQKLSRKANLSGPMSARCLQLHLTDPNHFFIGTDMGYILHMVRHGGRALPGLYTTEQETVTEVTAMDFCPFGFDYFLVSRRS from the exons GTCGGCATGTGGTGAGTGCGAGCTTCTCCCCCACCCAACctcagctgctgctgctggcaTTCAGTCTACCTGCTCAG GGCTCCAGTGGGAATGTCCCAGCAACGGTTGCCAGGCGTGGCCTGGTGTGTCTGTGGAACATCACAGAACCCTCCAGGATACAGAA AGTGCTGATGTGTGAGGGGACCCCGACCTGCTGCTGTTTCAGTCCCACCAGACCTACTCTGGCCTTCGCTGGGACG GACCATGGCTCAGTAGTAGTGTGGGACCTACGTGAACTGTCCTCCATGCACTTTGTGTACAAGGTTGGGGAGGATGAGTGGCTCATCAGATCTCCTACTTATACTACAG ATGGGGTATTTGGTACCGACCTGGGTCACCACGGCACAGTGAAGTCTCTGGTTCCTGTGGTGTCTGTGGAGGAGAGTCATCGGGTTGCAGCCTCCGTGGAGAAAATACAGACAGCCCACG GAGGCCTGTCCTTCCAGCTGGCCTCTATGGATGAGGGAGGAGCCATCATCTTCTGG ACTGTGATCGAAGTGTCCAGATCAAGCCTTGATGCCTCAGAAACTGACCTGG GTCTCACACCAGGTGGTCTCATCAAGATAGTGAAAAGTTCCTCCTTCAGCCTGCAGAAACTCTCAAG GAAAGCAAACCTGTCTGGCCCGATGTCTGCCCGATGTCTGCAGCTTCACCTGACAGACCCTAACCACTTCTTCATAGGAACTGACATG GGCTACATTTTACACATGGTTCGGCATGGAGGCAGAGCCCTGCCTGGACTCTACACTACTGAGCAAG AAACAGTGACAGAAGTGACAGCTATGGATTTCTGCCCTTTTGGATTCGACTACTTCTTGGTAAGTCGAAGAAGTTAA